From a single Gammaproteobacteria bacterium genomic region:
- the tatC gene encoding twin-arginine translocase subunit TatC has protein sequence MPEPEDQHGVDNGSTLISHLVELRGRLLRMIVVVLVIFFALSPFANKIFTLIAGPLLAQMPDGGTMIATRVISPFLTPFKLTLMVAVFVAMPYILHQAWAFVAPGLYAREKRLVMPLLVTSVGLFYAGAAFAYYVVFPIVFGFMQAVAPAGVAVMPDITEYLDFVMVMFFAFGMAFEVPVATVLLVWSGFTTPAQLGSKRAYVLLGAFIIGMFLTPPDVISQTLLAVPVYALYEIGIVMARIMVPGHREVEAQRNGATGQ, from the coding sequence ATGCCCGAGCCGGAAGATCAGCACGGCGTCGATAACGGATCGACCCTGATTTCGCACCTGGTCGAATTGCGCGGCCGCCTGTTGCGCATGATTGTAGTTGTGCTTGTCATATTTTTTGCTCTCAGCCCGTTTGCCAACAAGATTTTTACGCTGATAGCCGGTCCGCTGCTGGCACAAATGCCGGATGGCGGCACCATGATTGCGACGCGGGTGATCTCGCCTTTTCTGACACCATTTAAATTAACCCTGATGGTCGCGGTGTTCGTCGCAATGCCGTATATCCTGCACCAGGCATGGGCCTTTGTGGCCCCGGGTCTGTATGCCCGCGAAAAACGCCTGGTTATGCCATTGCTGGTAACCAGCGTAGGCCTGTTCTATGCCGGTGCGGCATTTGCCTACTATGTTGTGTTTCCGATCGTGTTCGGGTTCATGCAGGCGGTGGCGCCGGCCGGTGTTGCTGTGATGCCGGACATTACCGAATACCTCGATTTCGTGATGGTGATGTTCTTTGCTTTCGGTATGGCCTTCGAAGTACCGGTCGCCACGGTACTGCTGGTCTGGTCCGGCTTTACCACGCCGGCGCAGCTTGGCAGCAAGCGGGCCTACGTACTGCTTGGCGCGTTTATCATCGGTATGTTTCTGACGCCACCAGACGTGATTTCGCAGACCCTGCTGGCGGTGCCTGTCTACGCGTTATACGAAATAGGCATCGTGATGGCGCGGATCATGGTGCCGGGGCATCGTGAGGTTGAGGCGCAGCGTAATGGGGCGACCGGGCAATGA
- a CDS encoding insulinase family protein, whose protein sequence is MYKSVLLAALVAVIASTSVHAGAKRQKNAAAGPQAAVNDIFDLPYLMRDLDNGLRVIVVKTDYPDIVSLQIPVQTGSRNEVEEGKSGFAHFFEHMMFRGTPNYSQEEYGRILKNAGADQNAYTSADLTNYHITFTRPDLEKVLELEADRFQNLSYTEEQFRTEALAVKGEYLKNFSSPIRQMLERIQDNAYTTHTYKHTTMGFLRDIEAMPDQMEYSKLFFERWYSPEKAAVIVVGDVEPEETFRLVKKYWGGWKGSNYQVEIPQEPAPQGPYYDHIEWEQPAQPWIMIGFRGPRFDPRSKDMPAMDLISNVYFSETSAIYQKLVTRDQLADQLWAYFPDRKDPGLLIVAARLLDEANVATVRDEILDTLAVARTELVDAAKLEAIKANQRYSLTNRMDNSASIASMLASYVHFERTPETLNQVFERYAELTPADLATYANKYFTDAGMVTVTLANAPRIAGIQDGPTLEQRVAALADQPAAEFELVELQSQSSPLVDVAFLFNVGAAYDPPGKKGLSVLTAQMIGDGGSKKRTIDELNEAMYPMASGFGVHVDKEMSRLGGTVHKDKLADWYSLASEQLLTPGWRDADFERIKNRVISAIKSDLVANNDEELGKEALYNVIYGPDHPYGALNLGAVEDLESITLDDVKSFYNQYYVPANLTVGLAGGYSDKFVQTLRADLGNLPQAAAAAAVELPQPVIPQGHTALVLQKETPGVAVSFGYPINIVRGDPDWVALWLVRSYLGEHRSSNSHLYQRIRATRGMNYGDYAYIEYFPRGMFLTQPEANLGRRQQIFQVWIRPLRNNNDAHFATRVAIHEIDKLTGDGMSADAFEATRNYLDKYVSLLVASQSRQLGYALDSDYYGTAAFTDYVRDGLAQLTLNDVNRVIREYLQTDDMHFVFVTGDADDLRNRLASNQPSPIEYNSPKPDLAEEDAMIAALPLNFSADAVQTMAAEEIFDGEADRLLAKK, encoded by the coding sequence ATGTACAAGTCAGTCCTGCTGGCCGCTCTGGTTGCGGTCATAGCCTCCACCTCTGTCCACGCTGGCGCGAAGCGGCAAAAGAATGCCGCCGCGGGGCCGCAGGCCGCGGTGAACGACATATTCGACCTGCCCTACCTGATGCGCGACCTGGACAATGGCCTTCGCGTCATCGTGGTAAAAACTGATTACCCCGACATCGTGTCACTGCAGATACCGGTACAAACCGGCTCGCGCAACGAGGTCGAAGAAGGCAAGTCCGGCTTCGCACATTTTTTCGAACACATGATGTTTCGTGGCACGCCAAATTACTCGCAGGAAGAGTACGGCCGGATCCTGAAAAACGCCGGCGCAGACCAGAATGCCTACACTTCGGCGGACCTCACCAATTACCACATCACATTTACCAGGCCAGACCTGGAGAAAGTACTGGAACTGGAGGCTGACCGCTTCCAGAACCTCAGTTACACCGAAGAACAGTTTCGAACTGAAGCGCTGGCGGTGAAGGGCGAGTACCTGAAGAACTTTTCCAGCCCGATACGCCAGATGCTCGAACGCATACAGGACAACGCCTATACAACCCACACCTACAAGCACACGACGATGGGTTTCCTGCGCGACATCGAGGCGATGCCTGACCAGATGGAATACTCAAAGCTGTTCTTCGAACGCTGGTACAGCCCGGAAAAAGCTGCCGTTATCGTAGTCGGCGATGTCGAGCCGGAAGAAACCTTCCGTCTGGTGAAAAAATACTGGGGCGGCTGGAAAGGCAGCAACTACCAGGTGGAAATACCGCAGGAGCCGGCGCCACAGGGCCCGTACTACGACCACATAGAGTGGGAGCAGCCGGCCCAGCCGTGGATCATGATTGGCTTTCGCGGGCCACGTTTCGACCCGCGCAGCAAAGACATGCCGGCGATGGACCTGATCTCGAATGTATATTTCTCCGAGACCTCCGCGATCTACCAGAAGCTGGTAACCCGTGACCAGCTGGCCGACCAGCTGTGGGCATACTTCCCCGACCGGAAGGACCCCGGCCTGCTGATCGTTGCCGCCCGGTTGCTCGACGAAGCAAACGTCGCAACGGTACGCGACGAGATCCTCGACACGCTGGCGGTTGCCCGTACCGAGCTGGTTGATGCTGCCAAGCTTGAGGCAATCAAGGCAAACCAGCGATACAGCCTTACCAACCGCATGGACAACTCGGCCTCGATCGCTTCGATGCTGGCCTCCTACGTACATTTCGAGCGCACGCCGGAAACCCTCAACCAGGTTTTTGAACGCTACGCTGAACTGACACCGGCTGACCTGGCGACCTATGCCAACAAATATTTCACAGACGCCGGCATGGTGACGGTGACCCTGGCCAACGCACCCCGGATTGCTGGCATTCAGGACGGACCGACGCTCGAACAGCGAGTTGCCGCACTGGCCGATCAACCTGCCGCTGAGTTTGAACTGGTGGAACTGCAGTCGCAGTCATCACCACTGGTCGACGTCGCTTTCCTGTTCAATGTCGGCGCAGCCTACGATCCACCTGGCAAAAAGGGTCTGTCAGTGTTGACCGCGCAGATGATTGGCGATGGCGGTTCGAAAAAGCGCACGATCGACGAACTCAATGAAGCCATGTACCCGATGGCCTCCGGTTTCGGCGTGCACGTCGATAAGGAAATGTCGCGCCTTGGCGGCACCGTGCACAAGGACAAGCTGGCGGACTGGTATTCGCTCGCCAGCGAACAGCTGCTGACACCCGGCTGGCGCGACGCGGATTTCGAGCGCATCAAAAACCGCGTCATCAGCGCCATCAAGTCAGACCTCGTTGCCAACAACGATGAAGAACTTGGCAAGGAAGCGCTGTACAACGTTATTTATGGCCCGGATCATCCCTACGGCGCGCTCAATCTTGGCGCTGTTGAAGACCTCGAGTCGATCACGCTCGACGATGTAAAGTCTTTTTACAATCAATACTACGTGCCGGCCAACCTGACCGTTGGGCTTGCGGGTGGTTACTCCGACAAATTTGTGCAGACGCTGCGCGCCGACCTTGGCAACCTGCCGCAGGCGGCTGCTGCTGCCGCTGTGGAGCTGCCGCAGCCGGTGATCCCGCAGGGACATACAGCCCTGGTGCTGCAGAAAGAGACCCCTGGCGTTGCCGTTTCGTTTGGTTACCCCATCAACATAGTCCGGGGCGATCCCGACTGGGTGGCGCTGTGGCTCGTCCGTTCCTACCTGGGTGAGCACCGCAGCTCCAATAGCCACCTGTACCAGCGTATCCGTGCGACGCGTGGTATGAACTACGGCGATTACGCGTACATCGAGTATTTCCCGCGCGGCATGTTCCTGACACAGCCCGAGGCCAATCTCGGACGCCGTCAGCAGATTTTCCAGGTTTGGATACGCCCGCTGCGCAACAACAACGATGCCCACTTTGCCACCAGGGTCGCGATTCACGAGATCGACAAGCTGACAGGAGATGGCATGAGCGCCGATGCATTCGAAGCAACGCGGAACTACCTCGATAAATATGTCAGCCTGCTGGTGGCCAGCCAGTCACGCCAGCTCGGCTACGCGCTGGACAGCGATTACTACGGCACGGCGGCCTTTACCGACTACGTACGTGACGGCCTGGCACAGCTGACGCTGAACGACGTGAATCGTGTAATACGCGAATACCTGCAGACCGACGACATGCATTTTGTCTTCGTTACGGGTGACGCCGATGATCTGCGCAATCGGCTGGCCAGCAACCAGCCGTCGCCGATCGAGTACAACTCGCCAAAACCTGACCTGGCCGAAGAAGACGCAATGATCGCTGCACTGCCGCTCAATTTCAGCGCCGATGCGGTACAGACCATGGCGGCCGAGGAGATATTCGATGGCGAAGCTGACCGCCTGCTCGCCAAGAAATAG
- a CDS encoding MFS transporter, giving the protein MQDTVTTAGGGVIPHGENELFGHPKGLYVCFATELWERFSFYGMKYLLLLYLTKYHLFSDADGLNVLGSYAGLVYALPVIGGLLADRYLGFRKAVVLGGIMLSLGHVLMAVEGHQAVNYVAGTVLSADLALADGSILAAGTVLAEDIVKRDLAALNVFYMALALIVIGVGFLKPNISTIVGRLYEKNDPRRDAGFTIFYMGINIGSFVATLLCGWLGETYGWKYGFGAAGIGMIVGLFTFLYGQKYLYGHAEPAEPARLKESALGPINKEWAIYIGAVLSLAVVWFLVQSVHVVHAAQNSLLIVAIVGLILHAMMHQLGDFADNKATMLAGATVLLGLTWALLGGFEQTLFFANTDAWLGLMLLGLVAFVTYGFVAHKSVEYSQTVVLMVLIVSTIVFWALFEQSAASMTLYADRVVDREVGGFTITAAQFGSLNAGFIMLLAIPFATLWVWLAKHNMEPSTPVKFSLGIIQVGLGFGALVLGAGFPDQAGKVAAIWLVLAYLLHTTGELCLSPVGLSAVTKLSIGSVVGVSMGTWFLATALSETLATQVAKAAALDTSGTGGQATDVASALASYTELFTFLMWLGIGVGIFMLVISPLLRKGMHDVH; this is encoded by the coding sequence ATGCAGGACACTGTCACGACCGCCGGCGGCGGCGTAATACCACACGGCGAGAACGAGCTATTTGGCCATCCCAAGGGGCTGTACGTTTGTTTCGCAACCGAGCTGTGGGAGCGCTTCTCATTTTACGGCATGAAGTACCTGCTGCTGTTGTACCTCACCAAGTACCATCTGTTCAGCGACGCCGACGGGCTGAATGTGCTTGGCTCCTACGCCGGGCTGGTTTATGCGCTGCCGGTAATTGGCGGGCTGCTCGCTGACCGTTATCTGGGTTTCAGGAAAGCCGTGGTGCTCGGCGGCATCATGCTGTCACTCGGTCACGTGCTCATGGCCGTGGAGGGGCACCAGGCAGTTAACTATGTAGCTGGTACTGTCTTGTCAGCGGATCTGGCGCTGGCTGATGGCAGTATTCTGGCAGCCGGTACCGTTCTCGCGGAAGATATCGTCAAGCGCGACCTGGCGGCGCTGAATGTGTTTTACATGGCGCTGGCGCTGATCGTGATCGGCGTTGGTTTCCTCAAGCCCAATATTTCAACAATTGTCGGGCGGCTGTATGAAAAGAACGATCCGCGTCGCGATGCGGGTTTCACCATTTTCTATATGGGTATCAACATAGGTTCGTTTGTAGCCACGCTTCTGTGTGGCTGGCTTGGCGAAACCTACGGCTGGAAATACGGCTTTGGCGCCGCCGGTATCGGCATGATCGTTGGGCTGTTTACCTTCCTCTACGGCCAGAAGTACCTGTACGGCCATGCCGAGCCGGCAGAGCCCGCACGACTGAAAGAATCAGCTCTCGGTCCGATCAACAAGGAGTGGGCGATTTACATCGGCGCCGTGTTGTCACTGGCGGTTGTGTGGTTCCTGGTGCAAAGCGTGCACGTTGTGCATGCGGCCCAGAACAGTCTTTTGATTGTTGCCATCGTCGGCCTCATCCTGCATGCAATGATGCATCAGCTCGGTGACTTTGCCGACAACAAGGCCACAATGCTTGCAGGTGCTACGGTGCTGTTGGGGCTGACCTGGGCGCTACTCGGCGGGTTCGAGCAAACCCTGTTTTTTGCCAACACCGACGCCTGGCTGGGTTTGATGCTGCTCGGCCTGGTCGCGTTTGTCACTTACGGGTTTGTGGCCCACAAGTCCGTGGAGTATTCGCAGACCGTCGTGTTGATGGTGCTGATCGTCTCGACCATCGTGTTCTGGGCATTGTTTGAGCAGTCTGCGGCCAGCATGACGCTTTATGCCGACCGGGTGGTCGACCGCGAAGTGGGTGGGTTTACCATTACCGCTGCCCAGTTCGGTTCGCTGAACGCCGGGTTTATCATGCTGCTGGCAATACCATTCGCAACCTTGTGGGTGTGGCTGGCCAAGCACAACATGGAGCCGTCCACACCGGTCAAGTTTTCGCTTGGTATTATCCAGGTAGGGTTGGGTTTTGGTGCGCTGGTGCTGGGCGCCGGTTTCCCGGACCAGGCCGGCAAGGTCGCCGCGATCTGGCTGGTTCTGGCATACCTGCTGCACACTACGGGTGAGCTGTGCCTGTCGCCGGTGGGGCTGTCTGCCGTCACCAAGCTGTCGATTGGCAGCGTGGTTGGTGTGAGTATGGGCACCTGGTTTCTGGCCACCGCGCTGTCGGAAACCCTCGCCACCCAGGTTGCCAAGGCAGCCGCGCTGGATACTTCCGGCACCGGCGGACAGGCGACTGATGTGGCCAGCGCGCTGGCATCCTACACCGAGCTGTTTACTTTCCTGATGTGGCTCGGCATTGGTGTCGGAATTTTCATGCTGGTGATCTCGCCCTTGCTGCGTAAGGGCATGCACGACGTTCACTGA